In Lysinibacillus sp. FSL M8-0337, the following proteins share a genomic window:
- a CDS encoding stalk domain-containing protein: MKMTKVVPFAMTALLLGGVAIAPTASANEGEAVVTNTQQDEQTPQVQPVFIKVAGTIESVEERNNATYYTTKEGENTNVFVVNKDTLIFDNTGKEVKLQKGDKVTAYTYANKPMLMIYPPQYNPEVIIVETKEMGSVTVDFFNKDLVNTDNSLKLNVGKETVIQSQSAKEVSAKDLAEQHLLVFYTITTRSIPAQTPPTKVIVLDATVKEQGEETEEASANAAVQEIIKADFYEVDGTTMVPLRLIAEELGFKVESTGTGAIVSKGALSYTITRGEKAYGYNKALRYFEVAPALLEPTKTYVPVEFFEELMQ, encoded by the coding sequence ATGAAAATGACAAAGGTCGTACCATTTGCAATGACAGCATTATTATTAGGGGGCGTTGCAATCGCTCCAACTGCATCAGCAAATGAAGGAGAAGCAGTTGTCACAAATACCCAACAGGATGAACAAACGCCACAAGTGCAGCCGGTTTTTATTAAAGTAGCTGGTACAATTGAAAGCGTGGAAGAACGTAATAATGCAACGTATTACACAACGAAAGAGGGCGAAAATACGAACGTCTTTGTCGTAAATAAGGACACACTTATTTTTGATAATACGGGGAAAGAAGTAAAGCTACAAAAAGGTGATAAAGTAACAGCATATACGTATGCAAATAAGCCAATGCTAATGATATATCCACCACAGTATAATCCAGAAGTTATTATCGTGGAAACAAAGGAAATGGGTAGTGTCACTGTTGACTTTTTCAATAAGGATTTAGTCAATACGGATAACAGTTTAAAATTAAATGTTGGCAAAGAAACGGTGATCCAAAGCCAATCAGCTAAAGAAGTCTCAGCTAAAGATTTAGCCGAACAACATTTACTTGTGTTCTATACAATTACAACAAGAAGTATTCCTGCACAAACACCGCCAACAAAAGTCATTGTATTAGACGCTACAGTGAAAGAACAAGGTGAAGAAACTGAGGAAGCTTCAGCGAATGCAGCCGTACAAGAAATTATTAAAGCAGATTTTTATGAAGTGGATGGTACAACAATGGTTCCTCTACGTTTAATTGCAGAAGAACTAGGCTTTAAAGTAGAATCAACAGGTACTGGCGCTATTGTTTCAAAAGGGGCGCTATCCTACACAATTACACGTGGTGAAAAAGCATATGGCTACAATAAAGCACTTCGTTACTTTGAAGTAGCACCTGCACTGTTAGAACCAACGAAAACATATGTACCTGTTGAATTTTTTGAAGAACTAATGCAATAA
- the fumC gene encoding class II fumarate hydratase, giving the protein MDYRIEKDTMGEIKVPASKIWGAQTQRSKENFQIGTEHMPIELIQAMAILKKSAAIANNKLGKLSAIKSNAIVQAADEILNGQWDDQFPLVVWQTGSGTQSNMNVNEVIAHRANQILQDAGEADRIHPNDDVNKSQSSNDTFPTALHIAAVLKVEDYLLPRLRLLKATLDEKAEQFKDIIKIGRTHLQDATPLTLGQEISGWSAMLGKSEQMIKHNVDYMKELAIGGTAVGTGINAHPEFGDRVAAEISELTGKQFTSAANKFHALTSHDEVVVAHGALKALAADLMKIANDVRWLASGPRSGIGEITIPENEPGSSIMPGKVNPTQSEAMTMVVTQVVGNDATIAFAASQGNFELNVFKPVIIYNFLQSTRLLADTMKSFNDHCAIGIEPNKEVLDHNLQNSLMLVTALNPYIGYENAAKIAKKAHKEGTTLKEAAIASGLLTEEQFNEYVDPATMIYPNA; this is encoded by the coding sequence ATGGATTATCGTATTGAAAAAGACACTATGGGTGAGATTAAAGTACCTGCCAGTAAAATTTGGGGTGCGCAAACCCAACGTAGTAAAGAGAATTTTCAAATTGGCACAGAACACATGCCGATTGAACTGATTCAAGCAATGGCGATTTTAAAGAAAAGTGCAGCAATCGCTAATAATAAATTAGGAAAGCTTTCGGCTATTAAATCGAATGCAATTGTGCAAGCGGCAGATGAAATTTTAAATGGTCAATGGGATGATCAATTCCCACTTGTTGTCTGGCAAACTGGTAGTGGCACTCAATCGAATATGAATGTCAACGAGGTGATTGCGCATCGTGCAAACCAAATTTTACAAGATGCTGGTGAAGCTGACCGCATTCATCCAAATGACGATGTCAATAAATCTCAAAGCTCGAACGATACGTTTCCGACTGCGTTGCATATTGCAGCCGTGTTAAAAGTGGAAGACTATCTACTGCCTCGCCTTCGTTTATTAAAGGCAACGTTGGATGAAAAAGCTGAGCAATTTAAAGATATTATTAAAATCGGACGTACCCATTTACAAGATGCTACTCCGCTGACATTGGGACAAGAAATTAGTGGCTGGTCTGCTATGTTAGGTAAATCCGAGCAAATGATTAAACATAATGTGGACTATATGAAAGAACTTGCAATTGGCGGTACGGCTGTCGGGACTGGTATCAATGCACATCCTGAATTTGGTGATCGTGTAGCAGCTGAAATTAGCGAACTAACGGGCAAACAGTTTACTTCCGCAGCAAATAAATTCCATGCTTTAACAAGTCATGATGAAGTGGTTGTAGCACATGGTGCATTAAAAGCACTTGCTGCTGATTTAATGAAGATTGCCAATGACGTACGTTGGCTAGCAAGTGGTCCACGCTCTGGTATTGGTGAAATTACTATTCCAGAAAATGAACCAGGCTCATCCATTATGCCAGGTAAAGTGAATCCAACGCAAAGTGAAGCGATGACAATGGTCGTGACGCAAGTAGTTGGGAACGATGCAACAATTGCCTTTGCCGCTTCACAAGGGAATTTTGAACTAAATGTCTTTAAACCTGTTATTATTTACAATTTCCTGCAATCCACGCGCCTGCTAGCAGATACGATGAAATCATTTAATGATCACTGCGCTATTGGCATCGAACCAAACAAAGAGGTACTGGATCATAACTTGCAAAACTCTCTAATGCTTGTAACAGCCTTAAACCCTTATATTGGCTATGAAAATGCGGCAAAAATTGCGAAGAAAGCACATAAAGAAGGCACTACTTTAAAAGAAGCTGCAATTGCTTCTGGCTTATTAACAGAAGAACAGTTCAACGAATATGTTGACCCTGCTACGATGATTTATCCGAATGCATAA
- a CDS encoding AarF/UbiB family protein yields MKKRKSWYRMWKILSFAFSMLLQVYWFRIRKKSETQWELLWEKLGRQFRQTLFELEGVLIKVGQLLSIREDLLPKSFIRQIQDLVDQVPPSPWEDIQLVLEKEWGSPVDHVLLSIETKAVASASIGEVYRGKLKDGTNVAIKVQRPTIPTIMRTDFRSLAIIMWFAQYFAPVPKGFINFKLLFNEVKYVISRELDFHKELETMTHFRERFESIDELKIPTAYPELSTSQVLVMEWIDGARITDNAFLTSHQIDKEALSERLLRIFLPQWLEAGIFHADPHAGNVLVKEDGTIVLLDYGMVGEISRKDAANFQILMQAILLKNYAQAAETLKNLGFLLPGADLKVIENLLREVLQLDLNKVKEMDVFAVKKEMNDMIKLLPIQVPTRFIFLGRSFVTIEGMLLSITPEKEILDIIKPVFSDWIKQGSSTNWKTVLQWLNAFPFFKVFHSLQDLVETPQRMLIQKDALQQRDFVFAIYENQKKHAFIISVLALGAVFFGMYLQYALLIKASSGLLALSSLFYIVSSWKQKRWLQRLSKKTL; encoded by the coding sequence ATGAAAAAAAGGAAAAGTTGGTATCGTATGTGGAAAATACTTTCTTTCGCTTTTTCCATGTTGCTGCAAGTTTATTGGTTTCGCATTCGAAAAAAATCGGAAACACAATGGGAATTGCTCTGGGAAAAGCTTGGTCGACAATTTCGTCAAACGCTATTTGAACTCGAAGGTGTGTTAATTAAAGTCGGGCAACTTTTAAGTATTCGCGAGGATTTACTACCAAAAAGTTTTATTAGGCAAATACAGGATTTAGTAGATCAAGTCCCACCCTCTCCTTGGGAAGACATTCAACTTGTTTTGGAAAAAGAATGGGGAAGTCCTGTTGACCATGTACTTCTTTCAATCGAGACAAAAGCTGTCGCTTCCGCATCCATTGGTGAGGTTTATCGCGGAAAGTTAAAAGATGGTACGAATGTAGCAATTAAAGTTCAACGTCCTACTATACCAACTATTATGCGAACGGATTTTCGTTCATTAGCTATTATTATGTGGTTTGCACAATATTTTGCTCCAGTACCTAAAGGCTTTATTAATTTTAAATTGCTTTTTAATGAAGTCAAATATGTAATCAGTAGAGAGTTAGATTTCCATAAAGAACTAGAAACCATGACACATTTTCGCGAACGCTTTGAATCGATTGATGAACTTAAGATTCCTACTGCCTATCCCGAACTTAGCACCTCTCAAGTATTAGTCATGGAGTGGATAGATGGTGCAAGAATCACAGATAACGCGTTTTTAACGTCCCATCAAATTGATAAAGAAGCATTATCCGAGCGCTTACTGCGCATTTTCTTACCACAATGGCTAGAGGCTGGGATATTTCATGCTGATCCGCACGCTGGCAATGTGTTAGTAAAGGAAGATGGTACGATTGTCCTTCTTGATTATGGTATGGTTGGCGAAATATCAAGAAAAGATGCAGCCAATTTTCAAATTTTAATGCAGGCCATTTTATTAAAAAATTATGCTCAAGCGGCTGAAACATTAAAAAATTTAGGATTTTTACTACCAGGAGCGGATTTAAAAGTCATTGAAAATCTTCTACGAGAAGTACTACAATTAGATTTAAACAAAGTAAAGGAAATGGATGTATTTGCTGTCAAAAAAGAAATGAATGACATGATAAAATTACTTCCAATACAAGTTCCTACACGATTTATTTTTTTAGGGCGCTCGTTTGTGACAATTGAAGGTATGTTGCTGTCCATTACTCCAGAGAAAGAAATTTTAGACATTATTAAACCTGTATTTTCAGATTGGATCAAGCAAGGAAGCTCAACTAATTGGAAAACTGTTTTACAATGGCTTAATGCGTTCCCATTTTTTAAAGTATTCCATTCTCTGCAAGACCTTGTGGAGACACCCCAGCGAATGTTAATTCAAAAAGATGCCTTGCAGCAAAGGGATTTTGTCTTTGCAATCTATGAAAATCAAAAAAAGCATGCCTTTATCATCAGTGTACTAGCATTAGGCGCAGTTTTCTTTGGCATGTATTTACAATATGCCCTCCTTATCAAAGCATCGAGTGGCTTATTAGCGCTTTCTAGTCTTTTTTATATCGTAAGTAGTTGGAAACAAAAAAGATGGTTACAACGGCTCTCCAAAAAAACGCTATAG
- a CDS encoding DUF421 domain-containing protein, with translation MKDVSYLQIAIETVVTFFVLLALTRFLGKKQLSQLTFFNYVTGITIGSIAANMIVLSTKDYMKDLVSLIIWCSLTTLIGYISLKSGKIRMLLDGQPTIVIKHGKIDRKALKRTGVNIDDLTMMIRQYQVFSIDEIDFAILEPNGTLSILKKPPFQGTQKIDINISPENPPFLPIEIISDGKLLKRNLLEVGKNRQWLKDELKKLSIENIEEVFYAEIQSNGQLFIQKY, from the coding sequence ATGAAAGATGTAAGCTACTTACAAATTGCAATAGAAACAGTCGTAACTTTTTTCGTACTTCTTGCCCTCACACGTTTTTTAGGGAAAAAACAATTAAGTCAACTTACTTTTTTCAATTATGTAACAGGAATCACAATTGGCTCGATTGCCGCCAATATGATTGTTTTAAGTACTAAAGATTACATGAAAGATTTAGTAAGCTTAATTATTTGGTGTTCGTTGACGACACTAATCGGCTATATCAGTTTGAAATCAGGAAAAATAAGAATGTTGCTTGACGGTCAGCCTACAATTGTTATAAAACATGGCAAAATCGATCGAAAAGCATTGAAGCGAACAGGTGTCAATATTGATGACTTAACGATGATGATTAGACAATACCAAGTTTTTTCAATTGATGAAATAGATTTTGCCATTCTAGAACCGAATGGTACGCTTAGTATTCTTAAGAAACCGCCATTTCAAGGTACCCAAAAAATAGATATAAATATCTCACCAGAAAATCCACCTTTTTTGCCAATTGAAATAATATCAGATGGAAAATTATTAAAAAGAAATTTATTGGAAGTAGGAAAAAATCGACAATGGTTAAAAGATGAACTGAAAAAGCTGTCTATCGAAAATATTGAAGAAGTATTCTATGCTGAAATTCAATCAAATGGGCAATTATTTATCCAAAAATATTAG
- a CDS encoding pyridoxamine 5'-phosphate oxidase family protein, whose product METKIRKAERTCTNEGQINNFLQEAQTAFLGLVDHSMPYVIPLNFVFKDGIFYIHGANEGRKITILHTNSNACITISEHYGTIADPIPANTDTAYMSVIANGIIEVVTNLDEATAAMQVMLDKYVPAYYQAPLSKAHVEKYQSSLGSKTIVLKLKPITMTAKAHHDNGQMKFYPGRSIQQDI is encoded by the coding sequence ATGGAAACTAAAATTCGTAAGGCAGAACGAACGTGTACAAATGAAGGGCAAATTAATAACTTTTTACAAGAAGCCCAAACAGCTTTTCTTGGTTTGGTTGATCATAGCATGCCATATGTCATTCCGCTTAATTTTGTATTCAAAGATGGGATTTTTTATATTCACGGGGCAAATGAAGGAAGAAAAATTACCATCTTACACACGAATTCAAATGCCTGTATAACCATAAGTGAACATTACGGAACAATTGCCGATCCGATTCCTGCTAATACAGATACAGCTTATATGAGCGTTATCGCAAACGGTATCATCGAAGTGGTAACAAATTTAGACGAAGCAACGGCAGCCATGCAAGTAATGCTAGATAAATATGTCCCAGCTTACTATCAAGCACCCTTATCCAAAGCGCATGTTGAAAAATACCAATCTTCTTTAGGCAGTAAAACGATTGTTCTAAAATTGAAACCAATAACAATGACTGCTAAAGCACATCATGATAATGGACAAATGAAGTTTTATCCTGGCAGATCCATTCAACAGGATATTTAA
- a CDS encoding AAA family ATPase, giving the protein MYLKACKVLQDNIEAKHLYPFNIPSLQDLQELTFPTNVTFFVGENGSGKSTLLEAIADCCDFNTAGGGRQNTYEVHKAESALGDYIRLSWWPKVTNGFFLRSETFYQFASHIDLLEHPNKYAAFGGKSLHHQSHGESFLSLFMNRFKGKAIYLLDEPEAALSPTRQLSLLKIMKDLEHEAQFIIATHSPILLGYPNATIYSFDDGGIESIRYEDTIHYIVTKRFLNAPDTIFAELFDEERES; this is encoded by the coding sequence ATGTATTTAAAAGCATGCAAAGTTTTACAGGACAACATAGAGGCAAAACACCTATATCCTTTTAATATACCTAGTTTGCAGGATTTACAAGAGCTAACGTTTCCAACGAATGTGACGTTTTTCGTTGGGGAAAATGGTTCTGGAAAATCGACGTTACTAGAAGCTATTGCGGATTGCTGTGATTTTAATACAGCAGGTGGGGGACGTCAAAATACCTATGAAGTACATAAGGCGGAATCGGCATTAGGGGATTATATTCGCTTATCTTGGTGGCCCAAAGTGACGAATGGCTTTTTTCTAAGATCGGAGACGTTTTATCAATTTGCAAGTCATATTGATTTGTTAGAACATCCGAATAAGTATGCTGCATTTGGTGGCAAATCTCTACACCACCAATCACATGGCGAGTCCTTTTTATCGCTATTTATGAACCGTTTTAAAGGCAAGGCGATTTATTTATTGGACGAGCCTGAAGCGGCATTATCACCTACGAGACAACTTAGTCTTCTTAAAATCATGAAAGATTTAGAGCATGAAGCTCAGTTTATTATTGCTACCCATTCGCCCATTTTACTTGGTTATCCGAATGCGACCATTTACAGTTTTGATGATGGGGGAATTGAATCGATTCGATACGAAGACACTATACATTATATTGTAACGAAGCGATTTTTAAATGCACCAGACACTATTTTTGCAGAGCTATTTGATGAGGAGAGAGAATCATGA
- a CDS encoding GNAT family N-acetyltransferase, translating to MNQRKGLVMREIRLDEMAQSIDLLNYVFQMSMSIHKDRRFVNAKSKQFDEGHAFGWFDGSQLVSQILNLPFQVNVHGKFYEMGGITAVGTYPEYSRHGLMESLILKCLEQMREEGRYISYLFPYSIPYYRKKGWEIMSDIVEFQVKDTQLPHYGGLNGKIRRVDPKDEDVVAIYARYAKKTHGVMVRNSIAWNEKFQEDFWEEKFIDSDVKLQAAIYYDDEDVPQGYMFYRIMEENFYIDEIVYMQEEARKGLWNFVSAHSSMVYNVYGKTTGNEAVAFLLEDSEIIQKVSPYFMARIVDVKEFLLRYPFIGNDFQLRFAVTDRIVAWNNGTFVVTVENGEVSVEKVSEQLSENAVQLTVQTLATMLLGYKRPSYLEKIERLQGEAIELALLEAVLPVGIPTFIDYF from the coding sequence ATGAATCAACGAAAAGGTTTAGTAATGCGAGAAATACGACTTGATGAGATGGCACAGTCGATTGATTTACTAAATTATGTATTTCAAATGTCTATGTCCATCCATAAGGATCGTCGTTTCGTCAATGCCAAAAGTAAACAGTTTGATGAAGGACATGCATTTGGATGGTTTGACGGCTCCCAACTTGTATCACAAATATTAAATTTACCTTTTCAAGTAAATGTACATGGAAAATTTTATGAAATGGGTGGTATTACGGCTGTTGGTACGTATCCAGAATATTCTAGACACGGCTTGATGGAAAGCCTTATTTTGAAATGCCTTGAACAAATGCGTGAGGAAGGTCGCTATATTTCTTATTTATTTCCTTATTCGATTCCGTATTATCGTAAAAAGGGCTGGGAAATTATGAGCGATATTGTGGAGTTTCAAGTAAAAGATACACAACTCCCGCATTATGGTGGGCTAAACGGTAAAATTCGCAGAGTCGATCCAAAAGATGAGGATGTAGTCGCTATTTATGCACGCTATGCCAAAAAAACACATGGTGTTATGGTGCGTAATAGCATTGCGTGGAATGAAAAATTTCAAGAAGACTTTTGGGAAGAAAAGTTTATAGACAGTGATGTCAAACTACAAGCAGCAATCTATTACGATGACGAAGATGTGCCGCAGGGTTATATGTTCTATCGTATAATGGAAGAAAATTTTTATATTGATGAGATTGTTTATATGCAGGAAGAAGCTCGTAAAGGGTTATGGAATTTTGTCTCTGCCCATAGCTCAATGGTTTACAATGTATATGGGAAAACAACGGGCAATGAAGCAGTCGCTTTTTTACTAGAAGATAGTGAAATTATCCAAAAGGTATCCCCTTACTTTATGGCACGTATTGTGGATGTGAAGGAATTTCTATTGCGTTATCCATTTATAGGGAATGACTTCCAGCTACGTTTTGCAGTAACTGACCGGATTGTCGCTTGGAATAATGGTACCTTTGTTGTAACAGTAGAAAACGGAGAAGTATCTGTTGAGAAGGTGAGCGAACAATTATCCGAAAATGCTGTACAACTAACCGTACAGACGTTAGCAACGATGCTATTGGGCTATAAACGACCTAGCTATTTAGAAAAAATTGAACGCTTACAAGGTGAAGCAATTGAATTGGCACTTTTAGAAGCTGTTCTACCTGTAGGTATCCCGACATTTATAGATTATTTTTAA
- a CDS encoding TIGR04104 family putative zinc finger protein: MPKCIECKKKWTWKQSMRSIVTFSRFISCPYCAKKQMLTSMTRISILLLVFVPYITMPYVIEDEVKSSAVAIGIAIYLLTLLMMMPLLMDLREIPKHLQKYAQK, translated from the coding sequence ATGCCAAAATGTATTGAATGTAAGAAGAAATGGACTTGGAAGCAGTCGATGCGTTCGATTGTAACATTTTCACGATTCATCAGTTGCCCTTATTGCGCAAAAAAACAAATGCTCACTTCAATGACTCGTATTTCTATTTTACTTTTGGTCTTTGTACCTTATATTACAATGCCCTATGTTATTGAGGATGAAGTGAAAAGTTCGGCTGTGGCAATAGGAATTGCTATTTATTTATTGACATTACTGATGATGATGCCGTTGTTAATGGATTTACGAGAAATACCAAAGCATTTACAAAAATACGCTCAAAAATGA
- a CDS encoding PLP-dependent aminotransferase family protein: MDDFIFPIRNNEAKYKQIYQQLKTLIEQGILQSNDCLPSIRRLAQTLQVSRNTTLTAYEQLVAEGYIRGEGRKGYFVNVLEQVFLQEEEQTRRTEKIQQVLPAIKIDFRAGAVDQSHFPLKTWRQFANRALQLADSFVYGDPFGEPLLREQLVHYLLQARGVKCEADDIIVGSSTQQLLLYLGFILKQDFASVIVENPGYVGARQSFTLNGFELEALPVLAHGAELQLLTQMQSRLLYVTPSHHFPYGVSMSIQQRQLMIQWAKRVRGYIIEDDYDSEFRYTQQPFPALASIDHSRVIYMGTFSKSFLPGIRLSYMVLPKSLILRYKEQFDHFEHNASSLHQLTMAAFMEKGEWTRHIKRMRVIYKHKMNCLVEELKKHFGHNMTILGEHSGLYVLIKLHVQQTEEQLLQAAEHCGVKVYPTSPYYLQQTNTEPILQLGFSMLSIEDIKQGVQLLSQAWPLLRSKQH, translated from the coding sequence ATGGACGATTTTATTTTTCCTATACGCAATAATGAGGCGAAGTATAAGCAGATTTATCAGCAATTAAAGACTTTAATTGAGCAAGGAATCTTACAGTCGAATGATTGCCTTCCTTCTATTCGACGATTGGCACAGACGTTACAGGTCAGTCGTAATACAACATTGACTGCTTATGAGCAGTTGGTAGCGGAAGGCTACATACGTGGTGAAGGTCGTAAAGGCTATTTCGTTAATGTATTGGAACAAGTGTTTTTACAGGAAGAGGAACAAACAAGAAGGACAGAAAAAATACAGCAGGTGTTGCCAGCTATAAAAATTGATTTTCGGGCTGGTGCTGTTGATCAATCCCATTTTCCGCTAAAAACTTGGCGACAATTTGCCAATCGAGCACTCCAGTTAGCAGATAGTTTTGTGTATGGCGATCCTTTTGGTGAGCCTTTATTAAGAGAGCAGCTTGTTCACTACTTACTCCAAGCACGTGGGGTGAAATGTGAGGCGGACGATATTATTGTTGGTAGCAGTACACAGCAACTGTTATTGTATCTTGGTTTTATTTTGAAGCAGGATTTTGCAAGTGTAATTGTTGAAAACCCAGGTTATGTCGGCGCACGTCAATCATTTACATTAAATGGTTTTGAACTGGAAGCACTACCTGTTTTGGCGCATGGCGCTGAACTTCAGCTATTAACGCAAATGCAATCCCGGCTTTTGTATGTGACGCCCTCCCACCATTTTCCTTACGGTGTTTCGATGTCTATTCAACAACGCCAATTGATGATTCAATGGGCAAAGAGAGTACGTGGTTACATTATCGAAGACGATTATGACAGTGAATTTCGTTATACGCAGCAACCATTTCCGGCACTTGCCTCTATCGACCATTCGCGCGTTATTTATATGGGAACTTTTTCAAAATCTTTTTTACCAGGTATTCGATTAAGCTATATGGTACTGCCTAAGTCACTTATCCTTCGTTACAAAGAACAATTTGATCATTTTGAACATAATGCCTCTTCTCTCCATCAATTAACGATGGCGGCATTTATGGAAAAAGGTGAGTGGACACGTCATATTAAAAGAATGCGTGTTATTTATAAACATAAAATGAACTGTCTTGTAGAAGAACTTAAAAAGCACTTCGGGCACAATATGACGATATTAGGGGAGCATTCAGGTCTTTATGTATTGATTAAGTTGCATGTACAACAAACCGAAGAACAGCTACTCCAAGCTGCTGAGCATTGCGGTGTAAAAGTGTACCCAACTAGCCCGTATTATCTGCAACAGACAAACACTGAACCAATATTACAGCTAGGATTTAGTATGTTGTCAATCGAGGATATCAAACAAGGCGTTCAATTATTATCACAAGCATGGCCGTTGCTACGTTCCAAACAACATTAA
- a CDS encoding SMI1/KNR4 family protein, with protein sequence MKDMNELQNKYQALYDFDGVTKESLDKIEHELQIKLPNDFREISGFYSGGIVGGIDIHSFQFSEPTNFIRETIRIREAVGLPNRFVVIAEQAESIIVMDTEKTPSIIWLDSVEINKLEQQDFISKPDVWEDFSDFFHQILEDEEEERIY encoded by the coding sequence ATGAAAGATATGAATGAATTACAAAATAAATACCAGGCTTTATATGATTTTGATGGAGTTACTAAAGAGTCTTTAGATAAAATTGAACATGAACTCCAAATAAAGCTACCCAATGATTTTCGTGAAATATCTGGCTTTTACAGTGGAGGTATTGTTGGTGGAATAGATATCCATTCTTTTCAATTTTCTGAGCCAACTAATTTTATACGCGAAACTATAAGAATAAGAGAAGCTGTTGGTTTACCGAATAGATTCGTTGTTATTGCTGAACAAGCTGAAAGTATTATTGTTATGGATACTGAAAAAACACCATCAATCATTTGGCTAGATTCTGTAGAAATAAATAAATTAGAACAGCAAGACTTTATTTCCAAGCCAGATGTATGGGAAGATTTTTCTGACTTTTTTCATCAGATACTAGAAGATGAGGAAGAAGAACGTATATATTAA
- a CDS encoding imm68 putative immunity domain-containing protein, producing MEAMMYIERWWGEYIGGTDDTCTLIDYLVNREFEIEIPVEIDVKNLLQDFQLTNVREIKDFRQTKDIYFSDDNGHRQDIGCAINFIMDVTAIIVECQKNEKVRLVDLDGGSLDKNAVISLKVEKEELALLRGIVEDFVHHPLRYDLAEFCSEDDMREIAKHCKEIIAELNM from the coding sequence ATGGAAGCGATGATGTACATTGAACGATGGTGGGGAGAATATATTGGTGGAACAGATGATACTTGCACTTTAATTGATTATTTGGTTAACAGAGAATTTGAGATAGAAATCCCCGTAGAGATAGACGTTAAAAATTTGTTGCAAGACTTCCAACTGACTAATGTTCGGGAAATAAAAGACTTTCGTCAAACGAAGGACATTTACTTTAGTGACGATAACGGCCATCGTCAGGATATAGGTTGTGCAATCAATTTTATAATGGATGTTACGGCTATTATAGTGGAATGTCAAAAAAACGAAAAGGTTCGTCTTGTGGATTTGGATGGAGGTAGCTTGGACAAAAATGCTGTTATTTCTTTAAAAGTAGAAAAAGAAGAGCTGGCGCTGCTAAGGGGAATAGTAGAGGATTTTGTTCATCACCCTTTACGTTATGATTTGGCTGAGTTTTGTTCTGAAGATGATATGAGAGAAATTGCAAAACACTGCAAGGAAATTATAGCAGAACTGAACATGTAA
- a CDS encoding MarR family transcriptional regulator, giving the protein MSLYEQVKRINEAEYTINRLIYKHYKQYLNSGITTQQAVVLDIVYLSKRITVGEIAIEMNISSSAVSQLIAKLEKNNYIKREINLQNRREVFITLAENGFEYFSKQDYVEQQIADKIYCKLSSDELDELERIVVKLKEISMKELL; this is encoded by the coding sequence TTGTCTTTATACGAACAGGTTAAGCGCATTAATGAAGCAGAATATACGATAAACCGTTTGATTTATAAACATTATAAGCAATATTTAAATAGCGGTATTACAACGCAACAAGCGGTTGTATTGGATATTGTATACTTATCTAAACGTATTACGGTCGGTGAAATTGCGATTGAAATGAATATTAGCTCTAGTGCAGTTAGCCAATTAATAGCGAAGTTGGAAAAGAATAATTATATTAAGCGAGAAATTAATCTACAAAATAGGCGTGAAGTATTTATAACATTAGCTGAAAATGGCTTTGAGTATTTTTCGAAGCAAGATTATGTAGAACAGCAAATTGCTGATAAAATTTATTGCAAACTTTCATCAGATGAGTTAGATGAATTAGAACGGATTGTTGTAAAACTAAAGGAGATTTCGATGAAGGAGTTATTATAA